The following coding sequences lie in one Trichoderma breve strain T069 chromosome 1, whole genome shotgun sequence genomic window:
- a CDS encoding ATP-sulfurylase domain-containing protein: MANSPHGGVLKDLFARDLPRQAELLEESETLPALVLSERHLCDLELILNGGFSPLEGFMTEKDYNRVVKENRLESGLLFSMPITLDVNQAQIDELSIKPGARLTLRDFRDDRNLAILTVEDVYKPDKVQEAKLVFGSDDDTHPGVKHLFSVAQDFYVGGKLEAISRLEHYDFLDLRFTPAELRSHFNKLGWQKVVAFQTRNPMHRAHRELTVRAARSQQANVLIHPVVGLTKPGDIDHFTRVRVYRALLPRYPNGMAALALLPLAMRMGGPREALWHAVIRKNHGATHFIVGRDHAGPGKNKNGKDHYGPYDAQILVQQHQEELGIKMVEFQEMIYIPDRDEYLPANEIPEGTRTMNISGTELRNRLRTGKEIPEWFSYPEVVKVLREQNPLPREKGFTVFLTGYQNSGKDQIARALQATLNQGGGRRQDRSLNIGRIAFVASELTKAGAAVIAAPIAPYEDARQHARELVEKSGPFFLVHVATPLEHCEKTDRKGVYQKARAGEIKGFTGVDDPYETPKKADLTVDLTQQNVRSIVHQIILLLESNGLLDRL; the protein is encoded by the exons ATGGCCAACTCTCCTCACGGCGGTGTCCTCAAGGACCTCTTCGCTCGCGATCTGCCTCGCCAggccgagctgctggaggagtcGGAGACTCTCCCCGCGCTCGTGCTCTCTGAGCGTCACCTTTGCGACTTGGAACTGATTCTTAACGGTGGATTTTCGCCTCTGGAAG GCTTCATGACCGAAAAGGATTACAACCG AGTGGTCAAGGAGAACCGCCTCGAAAGCGGCTTGCTCTTCAGCATGCCCATCACCCTCGACGTGAACCAGGCCCAGATCGACGAGCTGTCCATCAAGCCGGGCGCAAGACTTACTCTGCGCGACTTTCGAGATGACCGAAATCTAGCCATCCTAACGGTCGAGGATGTGTACAAGCCAGACAA GGTTcaagaggccaagctggtctttggcagcgacgacgacaccCACCCCGGTGTCAAGCATCTCTTCAGCGTTGCACAGGACTTTTACGTCGGTGGAAAACTCGAGGCCATTAGCCGCCTTGAGCACTACGATTTCCTCGACCTGCGCT TCACCCCCGCAGAGCTGCGATCGCACTTTAACAAGCTCGGCTGGCAAAAGGTCGTTGCTTTCCAGACGCGAAACCCGATGCACCGCGCTCACCGTGAGCTGACAGTCCGAGCCGCTCGTTCGCAGCAGGCAAACGTGCTCATCCACCCGGTCGTTGGCCTCACGAAGCCCGGTGACATTGACCACTTCACTCGTGTCCGTGTCTACCGTGCTCTGCTGCCGCGATACCCCAACGGCATGGCCGCCCTCGCTCTGCTGCCCCTGGCCATGCGCATGGGAGGTCCTCGAGAGGCGCTGTGGCACGCCGTGATCCGCAAGAACCACGGCGCCACTCACTTCATCGTCGGCCGTGACCACGCCGGTCCcggcaagaacaagaacggCAAGGACCACTACGGCCCCTACGATGCGCAGATCCTTGTGCAGCAGCAccaggaggagctgggcatCAAGATGGTTGAGTTCCAGGAGATGATTTACATCCCGGACCGTGACGAGTACCTTCCCGCCAACGAGATCCCCGAGGGCACTCGCACCATGAACATTTCGGGCACGGAGCTGCGCAACCGCCTGCGAACCGGAAAGGAGATTCCCGAGTGGTTCTCGTATCCCGAGGTCGTCAAGGTGCTGCGCGAGCAGAACCCGCTGCCTCGCGAAAAGGGTTTTACCGTCTTCCTGACGGGCTACCAGAACAGCGGAAAGGACCAGATTGCGCGCGCTCTGCAGGCCACGCTCAACCAGGGCGGTGGCCG CCGCCAGGACCGAAGCCTCAACATTGGCCGCATTGCCTTTGTCGCCTCGGAGCTGACCAAGGCCGGTGCCGCCGTCATTGCAGCCCCGATTGCCCCCTACGAGGATGCCCGTCAGCACGCCCGCGAGCTGGTTGAGAAGTCCGGccccttcttccttgtccaCGTGGCCACGCCGCTCGAGCACTGCGAGAAGACGGACCGCAAGGGCGTTTACCAAAAGGCCCGTGCCGGAGAGATCAAGGGCTTCACCGGTGTCGACGACCCTTATGAGACGCCCAAGAAGGCCGACCTGACTGTCGATTTGACGCAGCAGAACGTCCGCTCGATTGTGCACCAGATTATCCTGCTTCTTGAGAGCAACGGTCTCCTGGACCGACTGTGA